From Deltaproteobacteria bacterium:
GTGCTCGCGCAGGATCTGAAGCGCCTCGTCGACCTCGCGCAGGTGCGTGCGCGCCGCGAGGATCGCCATGCGCAGCCAGCGCTCGCCGGCGATCGTGGTGGGCGAGAACGCAGCGCGGCCGTCGGCGGCGAGGGACGCGGCGAGCCGCTCGGTGCGCGCATTCCGCTCCGCCGTGCTCCCGGCGCCGCGCGGGCGAAACAGGACCACGCTGAGATCGGGTGCGGGCCCGGTCTCGAAGGCCGTGTCTTCGCTGAGCCGCGCGTGCGCATGCTGCGCCAGTAACAACTTCTCTTCGAGCGCTGCCGCGAAGGGCCGCGTGCCGAGCAGCGCAAGCGGAAGCCAAACGCGCAGCCCACGGAACGGACGCGAGAGCTCGGGCGATGTCTCCATCGGCGAGAGCGTCACCTCGCCTCCGAGCGCATCGTGGATGTAGCTGGCCTCGAAGGAGAACGCGGAGCGCATCGCTTCGCGGTGACGCGTGAGCACGGCGCCGACGCCCCACGGCAGGAACATCCCCTTGTGCGGGTCGACGACGATCGAGTCCGCGCGCTCGATGCCGCGCAGGATCGGCGCCTTCACGAGCGCGAACATGCCGCCGTACGCCGCGTCGACGTGGAGCCACAGCTTCTCCCGCGCCGCCAGGTCGGCGAGCGCGGGCAGCGGGTCGACCGCACCGGTGTCCGTAGTTCCGGCGGCCGCCAACAACAACCAAGGCGTGAGTCCCGCCGCGCGGTCCGCCGCCACGAGGCGCGCGAGTGCGCTCGCGTCCATCCGGAAGCGCGCGTCCATCGGCACTTCGCGCACGACGGCCTCGCCGAGGCCCGCGACGCGCAGGCCCTTCGCGAGGCTGTGGTGCGCCTGCGCGGTGGCGTACACGACGGTTCGCGAAATCTCGGCGGCGCGGATGTGCGCGTGCTCGCGCGCGGTCACGATCGCGATGAAGTTGGCGAGGCTGCCCCCCGACGTGAGGTTGCCGGCGCTCTGCGCGGGGAGACCCAACAGCTGCGTGAGCCACGCGAGCACCGCGTTCTCGACCGCGACGGCGCCGGCGGCGACGCTGTGCCGTGCGGAGTAGAGGCCGCTCACGGCGGCGACGAAGTCCGCGAGCGCGGACTCGTAGAGATTCCCGCCCGGGATGTACGCGAAGAAGCGCCCCGACGCGGGACGCGCCGCGCCCGCCTCGACGTTGCGCTCGAGCCGCGCGAGCACGTCCGCCAGCGGCGCCGGCTCGTCTCGCACGGCGAGCTCGTCGAGTCGCGGAGCAGGCGTCTGCGGCGCTGCGGGGCCGCGCGCGATCTCGTCGATGCGCGCCTCCCCGTAGCCGAGCGCAGCATCCGCCAGCTCGCGGCGCCGCAGCGCATCCGCTTCGAGCGGCGCGCTCTCCGCTTCGAGCGCGCGCAAGCGCTCATGCAGATCGCTCATGCGAGGAGCGCCGCGCGCACCTCCAGCAGCGTCTCGCGAATGCGCTTCAGCTGCGTGGCTGGATCGCCGCCGAGCGCGAGGTCGAGCTGCGGCGCGTCGAGCGCCTTCTCCACGCCGAGCTCGCGCAGCTTCTTCTTCGCGCCCTCGATCGTGAAGCGCTCCGCGTACAGGAGCCGCTTGATCAGCTCGACGACCTCGACATCGCGCGCGCGGTAGAGGCGCTGCTTCGAGCGAGACTTCGCGGGCGCCATCCAGCGGAACTCGCTCTCCCAGTACCGCAGCACATACGGCTTGATGCCCGTGAGCTTCGCCACTTCGCCGATCCGGTAGTAACGCTTCTCGAGCGCGAGCCCGCTGCTGCTCTTCGTGGCTGCCTTGCGCGCCGACCGCTTTGCCATCGCCTGCCCCCGTCGCGAAGGCGCCATCGTAGGCTTTCTTGCGCCGACGTTTCATTCTGAAATCGTGCCGCTCCGATGAAAAAACGCGCCAGTCGCGTTCAGGCCGCGCGCGCACGCTCCGATAACGCGAGCAGCCGAGGCGCTCGCGAGCACGGGGCTGCGCACGCCGTCGCACTGCGCAGGGGCCTGTCGTGCTCGATCCCTCCCGCGAGATCGACGCCGCGCTGCTCCAGCACCGCCGGCTGTTCCGCTACCTCGCGCTGTTCTCCGCCGCGACGAACCTGCTCATGCTCGTGCCTTCGCTGTACATGCTGCAGATCTTCGATCGCGTGCTCACGAGCCGGAACGAGACGACGCTCGCGTTGCTGACGGTCCTCGCGCTCGCCTTCTTCGCGCTCGGCGGCGCCCTCGAGTGGACGCGCGGGCTGATCACGATTCGCGTGGGCGCGGCGCTCGATGCCGCGCTCGGGGCGCGCGTGTTCGACGCCGCCTTCGCGCGCGGGCTGCGCGAACGCGGCGCGAACCCGGCGCAGGCGCTCGCGGATCTCACGACGCTGCGGCAGCTCGTCTCGGGACCGGCGCTGTTCGCATTCCTCGACGCGCCTTGGCTCCCGATCTCGCCTTCCGCCCGCTCCCCTCCGTGCGGCGCACTTGTTAGGGCGCGCGCAACGGCCTCGCGGCGAAGTGCACCTCGCGCTTCTCGGAGACGCGCGAGCGCGCGAAACACGGGTTTTGCCCAGTGATTCCACGGAGGAATCGCGCCGCTCGCGCGACGGGGTCGCTCACCGGGAATTACGCAGAGCGCGGGATTGCGCTCCAGCTGCGCCGAGCTCGTAGCGATGAGGTGCGCGAAGGAGCGAGGCGATGCAGACGTTCTTGCACGTGGGCTGCGTACCGAAGCGGCGCGAGTCGACCACTCGCGGATTCGCCACGCCGGGTTGGCGCGAGCTCCGGCTCGACATCGACCCGGCCGCCGCGTCCGACATCGTCGGCTCGATGACGGACATGGCGGAAGTCGCCGACGCTTCGGTCGAGGCGCTCTTCTCGAGTCACAACCTCGAGCACCTGTTCGCGCACGAGGTGCCCGTCGCCCTCGCCGAGTTTCGCCGCGTGCTGCGGCCCGGCGGATTAGCGGTGATCACTTGCCCGGATCTGCAGTCCGTGTGCGAGCTCGTCGCACAGGACAAGCTCACCGACTCCGCGTACGTTTCGCCCGCCGGCCCGATCGCGCCGCTCGACATCCTGTACGGACACCGCGGCGAGGTGGCGCGCGGCAAGACGTACATGGCGCACAAGTGCGGCTTCACCGAGCGCGTGCTGGTGGGAACGCTGCAGGCCGCGGGCTTCGAGCTCGTCGTGCCGCTGCGCCGCGGAGCGCCTTACTTCGACCTGTGGGCTGTGGCGGGCGTCCCCCCGCTGCGCGCGGAGCGGCTGGTCGAGATGGCGCGCGAGCACCTGCCGGGCGCGCGCTGACCTCGCTCAGTCGTCGAGCGCGTCGTCGGTGCCGGGCTCCTCGCCATTGAGGATGTTCTTCAGCACGAGGCTCGGCTTGAACGTGAGCACGCGCCGCGCTGCGAGCCGGATCTCCTCGCCCGTCTGCGGGTTGCGGCCCTTGCGCGCGTTCTTCTCGCGCACGACGAAGTTGCCGAAGCCGGAGATCTTCACCTTCTCGCCGTCGGCGAGCGTGTCCTTGATGATGTCTAACACGCGCTCCACCAGCTCGGCGGACTCCTTCTTCGAGAAGCCCACCCGCTCGTAGATTTGCTCGACGATCTCGGCCTTCGTCATGGCTCTCTCCTATCCATCTGGACTTCGCTCGGCTGCGCTTGCGGCTAACGAAGCTCGGCTCCGAGCTCTTGCTTCAGCGCGTTCACCACGCGCTCCATGGTCTTCGCGATTTCCTGCTCGGTGAGCGTTCGATCCGTGCGCTGGAAGACGAGGCGAAACGCGAGGCTCAGCTTGCCCTCCGGCACGCCCTTCCCTTCGTATCGATCGAACACCGTGACCGACGTGAGCGAGGCTCCCGCGAGGCGCCGGATCGTCGCGATCACGCTGCCCGCCGCCGTGTCGCGACCTAACAAGAGCGCGATGTCGCGCACCACGCGCGGGTGCTTCGAGACTTCCCGGTACTTCGGCGGCTCCG
This genomic window contains:
- a CDS encoding aminotransferase class V-fold PLP-dependent enzyme, with product MSDLHERLRALEAESAPLEADALRRRELADAALGYGEARIDEIARGPAAPQTPAPRLDELAVRDEPAPLADVLARLERNVEAGAARPASGRFFAYIPGGNLYESALADFVAAVSGLYSARHSVAAGAVAVENAVLAWLTQLLGLPAQSAGNLTSGGSLANFIAIVTAREHAHIRAAEISRTVVYATAQAHHSLAKGLRVAGLGEAVVREVPMDARFRMDASALARLVAADRAAGLTPWLLLAAAGTTDTGAVDPLPALADLAAREKLWLHVDAAYGGMFALVKAPILRGIERADSIVVDPHKGMFLPWGVGAVLTRHREAMRSAFSFEASYIHDALGGEVTLSPMETSPELSRPFRGLRVWLPLALLGTRPFAAALEEKLLLAQHAHARLSEDTAFETGPAPDLSVVLFRPRGAGSTAERNARTERLAASLAADGRAAFSPTTIAGERWLRMAILAARTHLREVDEALQILREHAAKLG
- a CDS encoding MerR family transcriptional regulator, with product MAKRSARKAATKSSSGLALEKRYYRIGEVAKLTGIKPYVLRYWESEFRWMAPAKSRSKQRLYRARDVEVVELIKRLLYAERFTIEGAKKKLRELGVEKALDAPQLDLALGGDPATQLKRIRETLLEVRAALLA
- a CDS encoding methyltransferase domain-containing protein: MQTFLHVGCVPKRRESTTRGFATPGWRELRLDIDPAAASDIVGSMTDMAEVADASVEALFSSHNLEHLFAHEVPVALAEFRRVLRPGGLAVITCPDLQSVCELVAQDKLTDSAYVSPAGPIAPLDILYGHRGEVARGKTYMAHKCGFTERVLVGTLQAAGFELVVPLRRGAPYFDLWAVAGVPPLRAERLVEMAREHLPGAR
- a CDS encoding integration host factor subunit alpha — protein: MTKAEIVEQIYERVGFSKKESAELVERVLDIIKDTLADGEKVKISGFGNFVVREKNARKGRNPQTGEEIRLAARRVLTFKPSLVLKNILNGEEPGTDDALDD